The Brassica napus cultivar Da-Ae chromosome C7, Da-Ae, whole genome shotgun sequence genome has a segment encoding these proteins:
- the LOC106409701 gene encoding uncharacterized protein LOC106409701, whose protein sequence is MFKYSFLFVVSERRNFGISCKKNMSTKKESRLRKYMKVPIKMVVKARDLYIQSMNQLSSHDLGGAMSLGIPVCSVSSLSRSLSASHSQNSARSIEDRVAELVRSASARSTTADTRHGPSTKLRKAKSVRSCDDYHRFERIDETSPLINFGRNHKMTQRSKSYSVAKYTYALQ, encoded by the coding sequence ATGTTTAAATACAGCTTTCTTTTTGTGGTTTCGGAAAGGAGGAACTTTGGAATCTCTTGTAAGAAAAATATGAGCACGAAAAAAGAGAGCAGACTACGCAAGTACATGAAGGTTCCCATAAAGATGGTGGTGAAAGCTAGAGACTTGTACATACAAAGCATGAACCAATTATCTTCCCATGACCTTGGCGGCGCCATGTCTTTGGGAATACCAGTCTGCTCCGTAAGCTCTCTCTCACGAAGTCTCAGCGCAAGCCACTCCCAAAATTCCGCGAGGTCTATAGAGGATCGTGTAGCTGAACTTGTAAGATCCGCATCAGCTAGGAGTACGACCGCTGATACGCGCCATGGACCGTCCACGAAATTGAGGAAGGCTAAGAGTGTGAGAAGTTGTGATGATTATCATAGGTTTGAGAGAATTGATGAGACAAGTCCTTTGATTAATTTCGGGCGTAATCACAAGATGACTCAAAGGAGTAAGAGTTACAGTGTTGCCAAGTATACTTATGCTCTCCAGTAA
- the LOC106408625 gene encoding VQ motif-containing protein 29-like: MKQVVFKAFMSQSYLSAQETNTLTTRNYLMSLHSTRKQPSKAMKRPVSSPLKSMHPQVYRVEPVNFKELVQRLTGAPEHDDVVKPFKSLDDLANESSSSLAFDLSSSSWGDLSLQTPANLSRW, translated from the exons ATGAAACAAGTGGTGTTTAAA GCGTTCATGTCTCAGAGTTACCTTAGTGCCCAAGAAACTAATACGCTGACAACAAGAAATTACCTAATGTCACTCCATTCGACCAGGAAGCAACCTTCAAAGGCAATGAAGAGGCCTGTATCATCGCCTTTGAAGTCCATGCATCCCCAGGTTTACCGAGTCGAGCCAGTAAACTTCAAAGAGTTGGTTCAGAGGCTAACTGGTGCACCTGAGCACGATGATGTGGTTAAACCCTTCAAGAGTTTGGATGATTTGGCAAATGAGAGTTCTTCATCATTAGCATTTGATTTATCATCCTCATCATGGGGAGATTTATCACTTCAAACTCCTGCAAATCTCTCCAGATGGTAG
- the LOC106409702 gene encoding putative phytosulfokines 4 yields the protein MDNLSTLLMVALVLCCTTTLTCTARPEPADFPSFTISSADILSLEMMDSKLYEAAGESCEKDDDEDCLTRRTLTAHLDYIYRHE from the exons ATGGATAATCTCTCTACTTTGCTCATGGTAGCTCTCGTCCTTTGTTGCACCACCACGCTAACGTGCACCGCCCGCCCTGAACCGGCCGATTTCCCCTCCTTTACAATCTCTTCGGCCGACATACTTAGTCTG GAAATGATGGATTCAAAATTATATGAAGCGGCGGGAGAGAGTTGCGAGAAAGACGACGACGAAGATTGCTTGACGAGAAGAACATTGACGGCTCATCTTGATTATATCTatagacatgaataa